The window AATTCTAACATGTGAAGGTCGACTGCGTGGAGGGTGTGAAGGGTCCGTGTGTGTCTGCACTAATGTGTTTGGATGTGGGGGGCGGTGTGATTAGGCACAGTGGCAATGTCTGCCCGGTGTGTGAACGTGGGGAGCCGTGGGTCTGGGTGTGCGGGGACCCGGGGAGAGCCGGAGGAGGGCGGTGCGCGCGGGGGCACCCTGGGGACCCGCGCGGCTCAGCCTCGGGGAGAGCCGCTGCGGCTTTAACAAATGCGGCCCATGCGGGAGGTGGGAGAGGCTGTGCGCGTGGCCGCCCAGCCGGGAGCGCGCGAGGACTCCAGTGTGCAGCCAGCCAGACGTGGGGGGAACGCACGCGAAAGGAAAAACTGAAGCTGGACCTCAGGGCCCGGGAGCTGCCCACTCTCACCTGGCCCCTTCTCCGCCCTCCCCGGTCTTTCCCACAGCCAGCAACAGATGTGGAAAGCGCCCTTGGGCAGTGGCCTGGCCCCCAGACCTCCCGTCCGGAGCAGGGGTTGCAGCCCGAGGGCAGCGAGCGGAGGGTCGGCGAGCAGCGGGTAAGCCTGGGGATGCCCCACAACCTCGCCCCGGGTGTAGGTAGGTCCCACCTGGGGGCCCGTAATCCGCTGGTGCCGTCAGGGGGAGaccaggaggggcggggagggggcctccCCTGGGAGCAAAGGCGGCCTGGGGAACCCAGGTTCCCAAAGAGGGGCGTGTGGGAGGGGCTCAGCCTTACCGtcccagagccccaggtgggaGCAGCAGGCTGTTTGGGTGGCTGCGGATGAGAAGGTttaactggggggggggggggtgttgaggGATGCTAAGGCATCGGAGCTGCAGAAAAGGGGCAGATTCTGGGACCATCTCTGGCTTCCTTAGCTAGTGGCAGCCCGTCACCTGCAGCATGGGGACCCCATGCCCTCTGGGAGCCGCCTGGGCTcttggggatgggaggaggcaTCTTTAGTGACAACCTCCTCAACAATCCCGGTCCAGGCGTGGGGGAGGACCTCCTCCCTCAGACGGAAGTTGACCCAGCAACCTCGGTTCTCCCACGTCCCAGggagctgcagcccagggcagagTGCTTGGGTGTCTGAGGGAGGGGCGCCGTCGGGTCTGCTGCCCGGGTCGCCTCCCACCACCGCTGCAAGTTCTGGGCATTGCTGGTCCGCTGGGATTTCAGCCTCAGCGGAGGGCTTTTGTGCATGCAAGCGTGCGCGCGTGTGCCCGTGTGTGGGTCAGTTCGTGCGAGGACTTGTGTCCTTGTGTCTGTCAGCTCAGCTGCACAATGAACAGGAGAGCGCCGCGAGGGAGAACGCTGTGCAAAAGCTAGGTTCAGCCGAAAGAACAATGAAGTCTCCAGGGTGCAGTGTGATCACGCCTGggtgtctttgtgtgtgtatgctaGCACATGGGCTGGGAACCTCTAAACCCCTGCAGGACTTGATTTGATGGCGGTGCCCAGCGCGTGTTTGTATTGTTGTCTGCTCCTATGGTCGCGTGTGCGAGCGCTGTGCATGGGACACATGGTTCCAGGAAGGACAACAGGTCACGGACAAAAATACTTTTACTGTGGTTCCCTGCCCAGGAGTTAAACGAAGGCttagacacacaaacacacacacacacacacacacacacacacacacacacacacgggggtcAGGGCAGAGCCCAGCGCAGACAGGCGAGCCGCTGAGCCTCCGAGGGGTCTGGTGCCAGATTGAAGGGATAGGGGGGAAAATCGAGGTCCGAGGCCGCTAGAAGAGGAAGTCAGGGCcctgagagagagcatgcactgGATCCTGAGACTTTGATGGAGCCCCACTCGTGCCCAAGAGAGACTCCTGAGCCCAGAGGAGGTTACTGGAGCCCTAGGGCCTGCCCTAGATGGGTTTGCGCAGACAGTACTTAATAGGGGGAGGGAAGCGGGGCTCCTGAGTcaccttctcccctcttccccctgGCTTCCACCTGCAGATTCCGCGATGGTGCCCGCGCGGGCCCTGTGGCTGGCCTGGGCTCTGCTAGGAGTGGCTGCAGCGTGCCCAGAGCCTTGCGCCTGCGTGGACAAGTACGCGCACCAGTTCGCCGACTGCGCGTACAAGGAGCTGCGCGAGGTGCCCGAAGGACTGCCGGCCAACGTGACCACGCTTAGCCTGTCGGCCAACAAGATCACGGTGCTGCGGCGCGGGGCCTTCGCCGACGTCACCCAGGTCACGTCGCTGTGGCTGGCCCACAATGAGGTGCGCACGGTGGAGCCGGGCGCGCTGGCGGTGCTGAGCCAGCTCAAGAACCTCGACCTCAGCCACAACCTCATATCCAGCTTTCCGTGGAGCGACCTGCGTAACCTGAGCGCGCTGCAGCTGCTCAAAATGAACCACAATCGCTTGGGCTCGCTGCCCCGGGACGCCCTCGGGGCACTGCCCGACCTGCGCTCCCTGCGCATCAACAACAACCGCCTGCGTACTCTGGCTCCCGGCACCTTCGACGCGTTGAGCGCGCTGTCGCATCTGCAACTGTATCACAACCCCTTCCACTGCGGCTGCAGCCTCGTGTGGCTGCAGACCTGGGCCGCAAGCACCAGGGTCTCCTTACCCGAGCCCGACTCCATTGCGTGTGCCTCGCCCCCGGCGCTGCAGGGGGTGCCGGTGCACCGCCTGCCCGCCCTGTCCTGTGTCCCACCCAGCGTGCGGCTGAgtgcggagccgccgcctgaggcTCCGGGCAGCCCGTTGCCCGCGGGCCTGGCGCTCATGCTCCACTGCGTCGCGGAAGGACACCCCACACCCCGCCTGCAATGGCAACTTCAGATCCCGGGCGGTACCATAGTCTTAGAGCCTCCCGTCCCGAGAGGGGAGGACGAGGGGCTTGGGgcagaggacagggaggaggaaggagatggggaCGGGCCGACCCAGACCGAGGCCCCAACCCCCACTCCAGCACCCGCGTGGCCCGCACCTCCAGCCAACCCCCGATTCCTGGCCCTCACCAACGGTTCCCTCTTGGTGCCCCTCCTGAGTGCCAAGGAAGCGGGCATCTACACCTGCCGTGCCCACAATGAGCTGGGCGCCAACTCCACGTCCCTCCGCGTGGCGGTGGCGGCTGCTGGGCCCCCCAAGCACGCTCCGGGCGCTGGGGGAGACTCTGAAGGGCAGGCCCCTACTTCTGAGCGCAAGTCCACAGCCAAAGGCCGAGGCAACAGCGTTCTACCGTCCAAGCCCGAGGGCAAAGTCAAAGGCCAAGGCCTGGCCCGGGTTGCCCTCGGGGAGGCGGAGGCAgggccggaggaggaggaggaggcggaggcggaggcaggtgagggggaggaggcggaggaCCAGGTCTCCGCGCACCCGGTGGAGGAGCAGCGCTGCGGCCACGGGGACCCCTCGCGGTACGTGTCCAACCACGCGTTCAACCAGAGCTCGGAGCTCAAGCAGCACGTCTTCGAGCTGGGGGTCATCGCGCTGGACGTGGCGGAGCGCGAGGCTCGGGTGCAGCTGACGCCGCTGGCGGCGCGCTGGGGATCcgggcccgggggcccggggcggcccgGCCGGAGGCCGCTGCGCCTGCTCTACCTGTGTCCAGCCGGGGGCGGCGCGGCCGTGCAGTGGTCGCGCGTGGAGGAGGGGGTCAACGCCTACTGGTTCCGCGGCCTGCGGCCCGGCACTAACTACTCCGTGTGCCTGGCGCTAGCAGGGGAGGCCTGCCACGTGCAGGTGGTGTTCGCCACCAAGAAGGAGCTGCCCTCCCTGCTGGTGATCGTGGCGGTGAGCGTGTTCCTCCTGGTGCTGGCCACCGTGCCCCTGCTGGGCGCCGCCTGCTGCCACCTCTTGGCCAAACACCCAGGTAAGCCCTACCGTCTAATCCTGCGGCCACAGGCCCCTGACCCCATGGAGAAACGCATCGCCGCCGACTTTGACCCGCGTGCCTCCTACCTCGAGTCCGAGAAAAGCTACCCCGCGGGCGGCGGGGCAGACGCGGGGGGGCCAGAGGAGGCCTCCGGGGAGGGCCTGGACGAAGACGCGGAGCAGGGGGACCCAGGCGGGGAcctgcagagggaggagagcctGGCGGCCTGCTCGCTGGCGGAGTCCCAGTCCAAGGCCAACCAAGAGGAGTTCGAGGCGGGCTCTGAGTACAGTGATCGGCTGCCCCTGGGCGCTGAGGCGGTCAACATCGCCCAGGAAATTAATGGCAACTACAAGCAGACGGCAGGCTGAACCCCCAGCGCCGAGGGCCCGCCCATTCCCGTCCCCCACCTTGGGTGCCCGGGAGCAGAAGCCCCCGGCTGGCAGGAcgctgcccacccccaccccgtcctgcAACCTTCACTTACTCCGCCCCTTTGCCAGCCCCGACCTTCACTACCGGGGACCTTTAGTGGGGAGGGGGACGACTTCACCCGTCCCTGGCCCCCCACTACCTGGCGGACCCAGTGCCCCTCCGTGGCAAGCACAGTACCCGCGCTGCCCTCCCTCTGATACCCCACCTGCCGCCCCTGAAGCCACGCCCGCGCCTCTCCACTCCCACCGCAATTGTTATCTGCAAAGTGTGATGCTCCTGCCTCGCCGTGGGCCCTGGAACCCGAGGAAACCGAGGCGACCTGGGGAGCGTCTGGTGGCAACGCTGCGGCCCGGGGTCAGCCCGGACCCGCAGCAGAAGCCCCTTGCGCGGAGCGCTGCAGGGTCCCGCCTGGACCCCCACTCCGTCCTTCCTGGGGTGCACGTCCCAGAAGCCAGGACTTTGGTGGCAACTCCCTAGTCTTAGTTTGGAAGCCCGCTTCCGACCGGGGAAGCAAACCCGTCGGTGTCCCCAACCCCCCAACCTGCTGATGGGCTGGAGCCCAGCCCGGTGCCTGGGGCGCCTTTCAGCTCCGCCTCCGATTTTCATATTTtcgttgtgtttttttgtttttgtttttgtccccccgccccccaaagaCAGCGACGCTCCGGGTCTGGTGCTAAcacccccttcccagcccctgggacgcgtggggggggggaccccgttctctccctcctcctcctaaCTTAAGGCGCCGCGGAGCCGCGGGCTTGGTCCTGGGGGAGTTTCGTTGTGGGTGAGTTGGGGTCCCGGCGCTCGGAGCTCTccgcctccacctccacctccgcTGCTGCCCGCAGCCCAGACCTGCGTTccaggttgggggaggggggtgcaaaGGAAGTCCAGGGCGGTCCCCGGGCCGCGCCCCAGGTCGCAGCACAAAGCCGGAGCGCGCCGGGCGGCGGGATGCGGACCGGAGAGGCCCGGTCCTGGGCCACCCGCCCGCCTCCCTCCCGGCGACTAGTCCTACGGCCGAGCGAGCTCCGTAGCAGAAGTCTGTGTTCCGTAAAGTGTGACCGTGTAGtgtaggggggcggggggcgggggggcaggggtgggggcgggagggagggtgGACTCGGCGCGGCGCCTGGGGCGGGGTCCTGTTTTCATTCTTGAAGGTAAACGTCGGGgatggggcgggaggggggtgggggtcgggcGTCGGGACCGGCCCGTCCGCAAAGCGCAGCACAAGTGCGGCCCGGGGCGGAGGAGCGCCCTGCCCCCTCCGGAGCCCGCGCCCTTTTCTAAAGGCGTCTGTATGTAAACAGTCAATAAAACAATCGATTTGAACTGGGCTCGCTGGCtctttctggggggggggggggggggggacagaggaaggaagccTGGGGGATGCTGGTGGAAACCACAGAAGGAAGGAGCCCCCAGGATCCTCCCTTTGGGATCCTTTGTGTGATTTCGTGTTGGTTTGACTGTCCTGTGATTTTGCCGCCTGCTCTTTCTCGGCGGCGCCTCCGACTCCTGGGTGGAGGGGGTGAAACCACGTGGGATGGTGGAGGCTGGAAGGAGTGGAGAGGGCTTGCAGGGAGGGTGGGTGGCTCTCTGCAGGCTAAGCTCCAGGAGTCCAGGGAGCTCAAGGGCATGCACGTGGAGCGTGTTGTGTGGGTGCCAAATCCTCCTTGGGTCGACACTGTGGCTCTGATGGGgtgttgctgtgtgtgtgtgtgtgtgtgtgtgtgtgtgcatgtgcacacgtgtgtggaCTGCCTGGTTTCTGTTTCACCTCCAGTGAGAAGAAGACCGTGAGGGGATTCATAGGGGCAAGACTGCTGCACCTTGCCCAAAAGAAGTCCCAGATAACACAAAGTACAGAGCAGGCAAATGATGGAGAGCAGAAAACCAACCTGGCAAGGCTGGTTCCGCAGAACAAGCTGGCACCTTCAGTGGAGGAGCTGTGTGTGCATGCCCAAGCAGGTGCCTGCGCGTGTGCGCTCGTGTGTGTCTGGGACAGGGCTGCTCAGTGGATGATGGACAACTGACAAGGTCTGTGAGTCCCTGGGGTGAGCTGAGGTGGGTGCACATGTAGGATCAGTGCTGAAAGCACACTGATGCGATAGTCCTAGAAGTGAGGTTTCCTGTGTGGAGGAGAACGGGAGACAGAAACAGGAATTAAGAGGGAGTGCTGTGGCCCTGACCAGCCCACCCGGCAGGGCCTGGGCTGGCCCTGTGTCAGTGGAATCCCTCTGCAAAACAGGGAGTGGCCAGAAAGGGAAGTATAAGAGGAAAGGCATAGAAATAGGGGAGCAGATAAACATTCCAGCTGTAGCTCCAGCTTCCAACTCTTCTCCTCCCTCACCCTGTCGGTGGGTATCAAGGCTTCCTAACAGGACCAGTCCACTCTGGGGACCCGGCCCAGGTCCAGACACCCAGCCTCCTATCCTAGCCTGTCtcctggcagaggcagggggctGTGATTCTTCCCAGGGCCAGAGccctggttccctgctcagaccAGCAAACCtgtgtcagagaaaaaaaaaatcgcttCTGAGAGTCACAGCTCGAGCCCTCCACTACAACTAGCCCACTGCCGGGGACGTGGCTCAGAAATATAATCTTATATTATAAAAGCTTTGTTCTATTCAAAACTGCTGCCtttgagcagggggcagggactgGCTCAATTTCATAACTGGTTCAGGAATCCACCCACATGATTGCATTTGGCAGAGGCCTGGCTGGGTGAGTGCTCAGCAGCTTTGGCCTAACCCAGTTCTCTGGTCGTGGGTATGGAGCGAGGAGGGGAAGACGGGGTTCTTGTCCTAAGGACTGGAGACCTCCTAGAACCCTGAGGGCCCCAGGGAGATGTGCAGGGTTCTGAGAGTCCTTCCCCTCCTTGGTCCCGGGCCCCGCGTCCCGCTGGAGGAGCATGCACTGCTCAGCCAGCCTGGTGCTCTCGGGGCAaagccaggccccaggctggccTCACGGGACGGGAGTGGGCAGGTGCTGGAGGTGGACGACCAGGGAGCCGTGACACTCCATCAGGCCCTTACCAGCTTCCTTCCGTATGAATGGGTGATTGGCACATGCACAGAATGGTCTCCAGCCTCCggccttccttcctgtctcttcttaaattttattctttcatttcctccccatctctcctctctattctctttctctttctgcttttcccttATTTCTTCCTCAAAGAATCTCTTAAAATCCCAGGGTTGGAAGGAACCCTGAAACCTTGCCTATTTGAGGCTTCATTCTTTTCTACAGAGCCCTCGTCAGCTGGTTGTGTGACCTCCACCGAGCTGATTCAGAGATGGGTGCGGTGTTGCCAGGGGGTGGTTGTCCAGATCAGATGTGAGTCCCCAAATGTGGGGCGATGATTAGGTGGAAGCTGGTGGCAGTGTGGGACGTGAAGGAATTCACGTGAGGCAAAACATAGGAGATCATAGTTTATTGAACACCCcgcaagggggcacctgggtggctcagtggttgagcggctgcctttggctcaggtggtgatcccggggccctgggatccagtcccgcatgaggctcccttgcagggagcctgcctctccctctgcctgtgtctctgcctctctgtgtctctcatgaataaataagtaaaatctttaaaaataaaataaataaataaataaagtgtgtcTCTCCCTGACTTCCACCCCTTAAGCCTGACTCTGCCACTGACACACCTCTGTGAGAACCCTCAGAGGTATGCAAGTGTAGTACCCACTTCCAATCCCCACTGCAAAGCTTTCCATtcaatgcagatttttttaaaaagattttatttatttattcatgatagacatagagagagagagagaggcagagacacaggcagagggagaagcaggctccatgccgggagcctgacgtgggacttgatcccgggactccaggatcacaccctgggccaaaggcaagcgctaaaccgctgagccacccagggatcctcaatgCAGATTTTTTTAGTGTCTCCAGGTCCTGTGCTATTTTGTCCTAAGACTTCCCTGGATGTGGTATGGGAATGGAGTCCAGTGGgttgaggagtgtgtgtgtgtgtgtgtgtgtgtgtgtgtgtgtgttataacCGTGTGTTGGGAACTGGAAAATGCTCAGAGAATGCAATATGACAGCAATAGCCTTGGAACTCACAGCAATTTATCAGGAGCAGTAATTCTTTGAGCTACAGAAACCAGATGCCCAGGATGTGGCCTTGAATCAGATTGGAAACCTGTCTGCAGAAAGGTGATTTGAAAGGAGTGCCCCCCTCTTTAGTGTCTCCTAAAGATCAGCTGGAATGAAAACCATCTTGAAGATCATTAGAGAAAGTCCATTAATACAAAAGGACAAAGGGATGCAGGGCTTCTTTGAGGAAGAAGCATCTGGAACGGGGTCCAGCGCTTCCTGATCTTGTATTTGGAATGCAGCCCTCCACTCATGCCATTGGAATAACAA of the Canis lupus familiaris isolate Mischka breed German Shepherd chromosome 30, alternate assembly UU_Cfam_GSD_1.0, whole genome shotgun sequence genome contains:
- the ISLR2 gene encoding immunoglobulin superfamily containing leucine-rich repeat protein 2 isoform X1 translates to MVPARALWLAWALLGVAAACPEPCACVDKYAHQFADCAYKELREVPEGLPANVTTLSLSANKITVLRRGAFADVTQVTSLWLAHNEVRTVEPGALAVLSQLKNLDLSHNLISSFPWSDLRNLSALQLLKMNHNRLGSLPRDALGALPDLRSLRINNNRLRTLAPGTFDALSALSHLQLYHNPFHCGCSLVWLQTWAASTRVSLPEPDSIACASPPALQGVPVHRLPALSCVPPSVRLSAEPPPEAPGSPLPAGLALMLHCVAEGHPTPRLQWQLQIPGGTIVLEPPVPRGEDEGLGAEDREEEGDGDGPTQTEAPTPTPAPAWPAPPANPRFLALTNGSLLVPLLSAKEAGIYTCRAHNELGANSTSLRVAVAAAGPPKHAPGAGGDSEGQAPTSERKSTAKGRGNSVLPSKPEGKVKGQGLARVALGEAEAGPEEEEEAEAEAGEGEEAEDQVSAHPVEEQRCGHGDPSRYVSNHAFNQSSELKQHVFELGVIALDVAEREARVQLTPLAARWGSGPGGPGRPGRRPLRLLYLCPAGGGAAVQWSRVEEGVNAYWFRGLRPGTNYSVCLALAGEACHVQVVFATKKELPSLLVIVAVSVFLLVLATVPLLGAACCHLLAKHPGKPYRLILRPQAPDPMEKRIAADFDPRASYLESEKSYPAGGGADAGGPEEASGEGLDEDAEQGDPGGDLQREESLAACSLAESQSKANQEEFEAGSEYSDRLPLGAEAVNIAQEINGNYKQTAG